From the genome of Gavia stellata isolate bGavSte3 chromosome 3, bGavSte3.hap2, whole genome shotgun sequence, one region includes:
- the ANKRD46 gene encoding ankyrin repeat domain-containing protein 46: MSYVFVNDSSQTNVPLLQACIDGDFNYSKRLLESGFDPNIRDSRGRTGLHLAAARGNVDICQLLHKFGADLLATDYQGNTALHLCGHVDTIQFLVSNGLKIDICNHQGATPLVLAKRRGVNKDVIRLLESLEEQEVKGFNRGAHSKLETMQTAESESAMESHSLLNPNLQQGEGVLSSFRTTWQEFVEDLGFWRVLLLIIVIALLSLGIAYYVSGVLPFVENQPELVH, translated from the exons ATGTCTTACGTTTTTGTAAACGACTCTTCCCAGACAAATGTGCCGCTGCTGCAGGCTTGCATTGATGGAGATTTTAACTATTCCAAACGACTGTTAGAGAGTGGTTTCGACCCAAATATTCGTGACAGCCGAGGCCGAACTGGCCTTCACCTTGCTGCAGCCAGAGGAAATGTAGACATCTGTCAACTCTTGCATAAATTTGGTGCTGACTTACTAGCCACTGATTACCAAGGTAACACAGCCCTTCATCTGTGTGGGCATGTGGATACCATCCAGTTCCTAGTTTCTAATGGACTTAAAATTGATATTTG taatcATCAAGGTGCAACACCGCTTGTTCTTGCAAAACGAAGGGGTGTGAATAAAGATGTGATTAGACTGTTGGAATCTTTAGAGGAGCAAGAGGTGAAAGGATTTAACAGAGGAGCTCACTCAAAGCTGGAAACGATGCAAACTGCTGAAAGCGAAAg TGCGATGGAAAGCCATTCCCTCCTTAATCCAAACCTACAGCAAGGTGAAGGAGTTCTTTCCAGTTTCCGCACAACATGGCAAGAGTTTGTGGAAGACCTGGGCTTCTGGAGGGTGCTGCTCCTCATCATTGTCATTGCTCTTCTGTCACTTGGAATAGCGTACTATGTTAGTGGTGTGCTTCCTTTTGTAGAAAACCAGCCTGAACTGGTGCACTGA